A single Pseudodesulfovibrio aespoeensis Aspo-2 DNA region contains:
- a CDS encoding CoB--CoM heterodisulfide reductase iron-sulfur subunit B family protein: MKYAYYPGCSLMESAREFDVSVRAVMDRLGAELIEIPDWTCCGASAAEPVSKLMNYALPARNLAIVQDELPGLDVLAPCSACYLNLLKVNREVVGERHLHGRVNEVLAASGLTYRGEVNVRHLLDVLLNDVGAGIMAQKVTRGLEGMKLAPYYGCQILRPYPVFDSPGRPTSMEPIIRAMGGQVHEWDCGNRCCGASLMVGHRDVALHSVAAILDQADGADAVVTVCPLCQMNLEAYQGQAVRAGGRRVPVLYLTQVMGLALGLDEEAVQLGKNLSLNAGARHGIETRAWSLGLQAEDAESGQGGPGEPRPDRPDRPDRPDRPEKKSNLNKGANHV; this comes from the coding sequence ATGAAGTACGCATACTACCCCGGCTGCTCGCTCATGGAGAGCGCGCGCGAATTCGATGTCTCGGTCCGGGCGGTCATGGACAGGCTCGGCGCAGAGCTGATCGAGATTCCGGACTGGACGTGCTGCGGGGCGAGCGCGGCCGAGCCGGTCAGCAAGCTCATGAACTACGCCCTGCCAGCCCGCAACTTGGCCATTGTCCAGGACGAGCTGCCGGGCCTGGACGTGCTCGCCCCGTGCAGCGCCTGCTACCTCAACCTGCTCAAGGTCAACCGCGAGGTGGTGGGCGAGCGGCATCTGCATGGCCGGGTCAACGAGGTGCTGGCCGCATCCGGCCTGACCTACCGGGGCGAGGTGAACGTGCGCCACCTGCTGGACGTGCTGCTCAACGACGTGGGCGCGGGGATCATGGCCCAGAAGGTGACTCGCGGTCTGGAGGGCATGAAGCTCGCGCCCTACTATGGCTGCCAGATTCTTAGGCCCTATCCCGTGTTCGACTCGCCGGGCAGGCCCACCTCCATGGAGCCGATCATCCGGGCCATGGGCGGGCAGGTGCATGAATGGGACTGCGGCAACCGGTGCTGCGGCGCGTCGCTCATGGTCGGCCACCGCGACGTGGCGCTGCACTCCGTGGCCGCGATCCTCGATCAGGCCGACGGGGCAGACGCCGTGGTTACGGTCTGCCCCCTGTGCCAGATGAATCTCGAAGCCTACCAGGGCCAGGCCGTCAGGGCGGGGGGCCGCCGGGTGCCGGTGCTCTACCTGACGCAGGTCATGGGGCTGGCCCTGGGCCTGGACGAGGAGGCCGTGCAGCTGGGCAAGAACCTGAGCCTGAACGCCGGAGCCAGACACGGCATTGAAACGCGGGCCTGGAGCCTTGGGCTTCAGGCCGAAGATGCCGAGTCCGGCCAGGGGGGTCCGGGCGAGCCCCGGCCAGATCGGCCAGACCGGCCAGACCGGCCAGACCGGCCAGAAAAGAAGAGTAACCTCAACAAGGGAGCGAATCATGTTTAA
- a CDS encoding tetrathionate reductase family octaheme c-type cytochrome, with amino-acid sequence MVWVTASAWSAAPPAEAQKPVEKSRKDLTPKPEGWVAPDQQEAEELARKTYPYVEKVLMEDLPLRQQRLRNIDIGFKDIKRSYILLDSPYVDTYDKKYGPVRFMHAKHAASLDGDCAACHHYRPADPEAAETVACRSCHQEAFSGGDQERLGLKAAYHIQCMGCHADMKKGPVSCEGCHATRPVDHKELVKLPANPTPQEVTKECLRCHEDAGKDMLTSAHWLWRGPSPFTTEQRKDVMSGKGTTTINNFCISILSNEARCTSCHAGYGWKDDTFDFSKTENIDCLVCHDTTGSYVKAPPKAGMPDPKVDLPHVAQNVGPTSRSSCGTCHFSGGGGDAVKHADMSSELNWPSRDCDIHMGGYDFQCVECHQTRNHKISGRSTSAPVVEGSRACEDCHTSAPHYGDSLLDHHLNKHCDTVGCNTCHSPVYSKCLATKTWWDWSTAGDRDRKAQKDKYGKEDYNWMKGTFEWKESAKPEYAWYNGFMKRHVLGDTINPDAVGFRPGEELTYAQKRALVKTNITEPIGSMKDPHSKITPFKIMAAIQPADAEHRHLLVPHTFPYDKEDKTAFWVSADWQAAFEEGMKKAKLPYSGEYMWVATNMYWRIEHEVMPKEHALSCVQCHTSLKGDRTCDRCHQDGRNAKFRELVEKGADFEHLRLKGRDVGSLIGTTDYIDFKKLGYKDDPILSGGRFKTLPLGYGATKK; translated from the coding sequence ATGGTGTGGGTCACGGCCTCCGCATGGTCTGCGGCACCCCCCGCAGAGGCACAAAAACCGGTTGAAAAATCCAGAAAGGACCTGACCCCCAAGCCGGAAGGCTGGGTGGCTCCGGATCAGCAGGAGGCCGAAGAACTGGCCAGGAAAACGTATCCGTATGTGGAGAAGGTGCTCATGGAGGACCTGCCGCTCAGGCAACAGCGGCTGCGCAACATTGACATCGGGTTCAAGGATATCAAGCGCAGCTACATCCTTCTCGACAGCCCCTACGTCGACACCTACGACAAAAAGTATGGCCCGGTGCGGTTCATGCACGCAAAGCATGCGGCATCGCTGGACGGAGACTGCGCGGCGTGTCACCATTACCGTCCCGCCGACCCCGAGGCTGCTGAAACCGTGGCCTGCAGATCCTGTCACCAGGAGGCGTTTTCTGGCGGCGACCAGGAGCGCCTCGGCCTCAAGGCCGCCTACCACATCCAGTGCATGGGGTGTCATGCCGACATGAAGAAGGGGCCGGTCAGTTGCGAAGGATGCCATGCCACGCGTCCTGTGGATCACAAGGAACTGGTCAAGCTCCCGGCCAACCCCACACCTCAGGAAGTGACCAAGGAGTGCCTGCGCTGCCACGAGGACGCGGGCAAGGACATGCTGACCTCGGCCCATTGGCTGTGGCGCGGCCCTTCGCCCTTTACGACCGAGCAGAGGAAGGACGTCATGTCGGGCAAGGGAACGACAACGATCAACAACTTCTGCATCTCCATCCTCAGCAACGAGGCCCGCTGCACGTCATGCCATGCCGGATACGGCTGGAAGGACGACACCTTCGACTTCAGCAAAACCGAAAACATCGACTGCCTGGTCTGCCATGACACCACCGGCAGTTACGTCAAGGCGCCGCCCAAGGCGGGCATGCCCGACCCCAAGGTCGATCTGCCCCATGTGGCGCAAAATGTCGGCCCCACCAGCCGCAGTTCGTGCGGCACCTGCCACTTCAGCGGCGGCGGCGGCGACGCGGTCAAGCACGCGGACATGAGCTCGGAACTGAACTGGCCCAGCCGCGACTGCGACATCCACATGGGCGGGTATGACTTCCAGTGCGTGGAATGCCATCAAACCCGAAATCACAAGATATCGGGCCGCTCCACGTCCGCCCCGGTGGTCGAGGGGTCCCGCGCCTGCGAGGACTGCCACACCTCGGCCCCGCACTACGGCGACAGCCTGCTCGACCATCACCTGAACAAGCATTGCGACACGGTGGGCTGCAACACCTGCCACTCGCCCGTATACTCCAAATGCCTCGCCACCAAGACATGGTGGGACTGGTCCACTGCCGGAGACAGGGATCGCAAGGCCCAGAAGGACAAGTACGGCAAGGAGGATTACAACTGGATGAAGGGAACCTTTGAGTGGAAGGAATCCGCCAAGCCGGAATACGCGTGGTACAACGGATTCATGAAGCGGCACGTCCTGGGCGACACCATCAACCCCGACGCCGTGGGCTTCAGGCCGGGCGAGGAACTGACCTATGCGCAGAAGCGCGCCCTGGTGAAGACCAACATCACCGAACCCATCGGCTCGATGAAGGACCCGCACTCCAAGATCACGCCCTTCAAGATCATGGCCGCCATCCAGCCCGCCGATGCCGAGCATCGGCATCTGCTTGTCCCCCACACGTTCCCCTATGACAAGGAAGACAAAACGGCATTCTGGGTGAGCGCGGATTGGCAGGCTGCCTTCGAGGAAGGCATGAAAAAGGCCAAGCTGCCCTACAGCGGCGAGTACATGTGGGTCGCCACGAACATGTACTGGCGCATCGAGCATGAAGTCATGCCCAAGGAGCACGCCCTGTCCTGCGTGCAATGCCACACGAGCCTCAAGGGCGATCGCACCTGCGACCGCTGCCACCAGGATGGCCGCAACGCCAAGTTCCGCGAACTGGTGGAAAAAGGCGCTGACTTCGAACACCTGCGGCTCAAGGGACGCGATGTCGGCTCCCTGATCGGCACCACGGACTACATCGACTTCAAGAAGCTCGGCTACAAGGACGACCCGATCCTCTCGGGAGGCCGCTTCAAGACACTGCCGCTGGGGTATGGCGCCACCAAGAAGTAA
- a CDS encoding universal stress protein, translated as MFKDIIVGVTPSGVDKCAVMAAAEFARKFEAKLYLTHVAGMAQGWGSMEHLEPSGETERIKSQIEEMYSDLLSGIAEYQINVIPGIPHAEILRLARKKNTDLIVMGPHTKEYEEKRSKMWGMAGSTLERVSQKARCPVMIVHKDVACKDPLFENILVATDFSDQAECAVNYGGQMARQYKANLTVMHVVEPGVSAGDVEARLANEYGPRLDGVPGCSFGVCSGQPPMEILRMAQQKRADLIIMAHHSKEMDPEKAFLGSTVVQVALNGACPTMSVNRHFDLRCGLMYDQAGQVVQTEATV; from the coding sequence ATGTTTAAGGACATCATCGTCGGCGTCACGCCGTCCGGCGTGGACAAGTGCGCGGTCATGGCGGCTGCGGAGTTCGCCAGGAAGTTCGAGGCAAAGCTCTACCTGACCCACGTGGCGGGCATGGCCCAGGGCTGGGGCTCCATGGAACACCTCGAACCCTCGGGTGAGACTGAGCGGATCAAGAGCCAGATAGAGGAGATGTACAGCGACCTCCTGAGCGGCATCGCGGAGTACCAGATCAACGTCATTCCGGGTATCCCCCACGCCGAGATACTGCGGCTGGCCCGCAAGAAGAACACCGACCTCATCGTCATGGGACCGCACACCAAGGAATACGAGGAAAAGCGGTCCAAGATGTGGGGCATGGCGGGCAGCACCCTGGAGCGCGTCAGCCAGAAGGCCCGCTGCCCGGTCATGATCGTGCACAAGGACGTGGCCTGCAAGGACCCGCTGTTCGAGAACATCCTGGTGGCCACTGACTTCTCGGATCAGGCCGAGTGCGCCGTGAACTACGGCGGCCAGATGGCCCGCCAGTACAAGGCGAACCTGACGGTCATGCACGTGGTCGAGCCCGGCGTGAGCGCGGGCGACGTCGAGGCCCGCCTGGCAAACGAATACGGCCCGCGTCTGGATGGCGTGCCCGGATGCTCGTTCGGTGTCTGTAGCGGCCAGCCGCCCATGGAGATCCTGCGCATGGCGCAGCAGAAGCGGGCCGACCTGATCATCATGGCCCACCACTCCAAGGAGATGGACCCGGAGAAGGCGTTTCTCGGTTCCACGGTGGTCCAGGTGGCCCTCAACGGGGCCTGCCCGACCATGAGCGTCAACCGCCACTTCGATCTGCGCTGCGGCCTGATGTACGATCAGGCCGGCCAGGTCGTGCAGACCGAGGCCACAGTCTAG
- a CDS encoding 4Fe-4S dicluster domain-containing protein, with product MSEVKTRTWSPATDEYQAVLAGLRDMVGACMQCGTCTASCPNWHAMDVSPRRMWRMIQFGMLDEILESRTFWLCSSCYMCTLRCPRGLKLTSAMGALKRLARLDGSRQARRNGAFYEAFMADVEANGRLQEASMMQGYFLRRMDPRLPLSFLPLGLKMLGKGKLHLPNHAQRGRLGPMFAKVRQMEAGS from the coding sequence ATGAGCGAAGTGAAGACAAGGACATGGAGCCCGGCGACAGACGAATACCAGGCCGTGCTGGCCGGACTGCGGGACATGGTGGGGGCGTGCATGCAGTGCGGCACCTGCACCGCGTCCTGCCCCAACTGGCACGCCATGGATGTGTCCCCGCGCCGCATGTGGCGGATGATCCAGTTCGGCATGCTCGACGAGATCCTGGAGAGCCGGACCTTCTGGCTGTGCTCGTCATGCTACATGTGCACCCTGCGCTGCCCGCGGGGGCTCAAGCTGACCTCGGCCATGGGCGCGCTCAAGCGGTTGGCGCGGCTCGACGGATCAAGGCAGGCCAGGCGCAACGGGGCCTTCTACGAGGCGTTCATGGCCGATGTGGAGGCCAACGGGCGGCTCCAGGAGGCGAGCATGATGCAGGGCTATTTCCTGCGGCGCATGGACCCGAGGCTGCCCCTGTCCTTTCTGCCCCTGGGGCTGAAGATGCTCGGCAAGGGCAAGCTGCACCTGCCGAACCATGCCCAGCGCGGACGGCTCGGACCCATGTTTGCCAAGGTCAGACAGATGGAGGCGGGATCATGA
- a CDS encoding 4Fe-4S binding protein — translation MRKQYGALVVGAGIGGIRAALDLAVTGHKVALIDRRPNHGGILSQLDHQFPSDHCGMCKMLPLMARDSSSQFCLRKGLFHDNIDIMLSTELVELEGEPGKFFVSLSRKSTLIDPARCVSCGKCSEVCPVRVPSEYNAGLTMRAAVHLPVPHAIPNHYVVDLENCQRCWKCHEACPTGAIDFKFDERKDFHILVADSDPAVAAMIRESLGEQNFPLHFAASGSEAVDMLAEGSEAGGGRIRLTLLGMNLDDMGADRVLTRCRELRPDMPVVLLAEPEQAEQAAELVMQGAREHLTKPLSAKRFVPWLDKLYMRIMSDTVEELEVGAVVLAGGFECYNPVMDPEGGQDVWCYDHPGVLTAVEFERLLSHAGPTGGRLLRPGDNAPVRKIAWIQCVGSRDVQKGADFCSAVCCMFSIKEAVLAKKAAAGDLDATIFYMDMRTTGKGYQRYRNRAEAEDGVRFVRSRPHSVVPAPDGKGLKIEFMTDDGALVEEIYDMVVLAAGARPPRGMDKFALTAGLDLNEWGFVQTQPYAPERTSRVGVFSAGAFGEPKDISESVIQAGAAASAASRIIKIYDVLAGIGGEPEPSYPDVSREPPRTFVAVCASCPTLELAVDLDALSQRLATVHSVCKVVAVGSACTHAGWKDIERGVAEFKPNRVLIGACMPYAYIPRLKELGRAIGLNPALMDVVDIYSPTFDMGRDDDPERPDRTIKAEKEIYAALATAVARLQGADPVPPPTMVDVARSALVVGGGLAGMTASMSIADQGYGVCLVESEEELGGMAMRLHTQLDGTDPRKFMEELIGQVEKHPNIKVFKDSRVVLSRGSAGRFRSAIASPRGVFPLEHGVTILATGGHEAKVYESGLCVHKSVMTHLAMEEGLASGTIDAGALGSVVMIQCWRAPDEDRKYCSRVCCPEMLKNVLTLKERNPNLPIYVFYRDIMTQGFLETYYTKARKAGAIFIRYDSDTRPVVTFEEGRPVVTGRDPVLGAEVRFRPDLLSLSSGLEPNDVEELLEIFGVEIDGDGFYREADFKWRPVDFLKQGLYMCGIAHSPRRMDETIASAKAAAQRALRILNAEKITRETVVAQVRHSLCSLCQACVAACPYGARSLDMDAGRIAVDEILCQGCGACAAVCPNSATILKGFHDGPMMSVIDAALEEPA, via the coding sequence ATGAGAAAGCAATACGGCGCATTGGTGGTCGGAGCGGGTATAGGCGGCATCCGGGCCGCCCTGGATCTGGCCGTCACCGGCCACAAGGTCGCGCTCATCGACAGGCGGCCAAACCACGGCGGCATCCTGAGCCAGCTCGACCACCAGTTCCCGTCGGACCATTGCGGCATGTGCAAGATGCTGCCGCTCATGGCGCGCGATTCGTCGAGCCAGTTCTGCCTGCGCAAGGGGTTATTCCACGACAACATCGACATCATGCTCTCCACCGAGCTGGTGGAGCTTGAGGGCGAGCCGGGCAAGTTCTTCGTGTCCCTCAGCCGCAAGTCCACGCTGATCGACCCGGCCAGGTGCGTCAGTTGCGGCAAGTGCTCGGAGGTCTGCCCGGTGCGGGTGCCGAGCGAGTACAACGCCGGGCTGACCATGCGGGCCGCCGTGCATCTGCCGGTGCCTCACGCCATCCCCAACCACTACGTGGTCGACCTCGAAAACTGCCAGCGGTGCTGGAAGTGTCACGAGGCGTGCCCCACCGGAGCCATTGACTTCAAGTTCGACGAGCGCAAGGACTTCCACATCCTGGTGGCGGACAGCGATCCGGCGGTGGCGGCCATGATCAGGGAGAGTCTGGGCGAGCAGAACTTCCCCCTGCATTTCGCCGCTTCGGGCAGCGAGGCCGTGGACATGCTTGCCGAAGGGAGTGAGGCCGGAGGCGGGCGCATCAGGCTGACGCTGCTGGGCATGAATCTGGACGACATGGGCGCGGACCGCGTGCTGACGCGTTGCCGCGAGCTGCGGCCCGACATGCCCGTGGTGCTCCTGGCCGAGCCGGAACAGGCGGAACAGGCCGCCGAACTGGTCATGCAGGGCGCGCGCGAACACCTGACCAAGCCCCTGTCGGCCAAGCGGTTCGTGCCCTGGCTCGACAAGCTCTACATGCGCATCATGTCCGACACGGTGGAGGAGCTTGAGGTCGGGGCCGTGGTCCTGGCCGGCGGGTTCGAGTGCTACAATCCGGTCATGGACCCGGAGGGCGGCCAGGATGTGTGGTGCTACGACCACCCCGGCGTGCTCACGGCGGTGGAGTTCGAGCGGCTGCTCAGCCACGCCGGACCGACTGGAGGCCGCCTGCTCAGGCCGGGCGACAACGCCCCGGTGCGCAAGATCGCCTGGATACAGTGCGTGGGCTCGCGCGATGTGCAAAAGGGCGCGGATTTCTGCTCGGCGGTGTGCTGCATGTTCTCCATCAAGGAGGCCGTGCTGGCCAAAAAGGCCGCGGCCGGCGACCTGGACGCCACCATCTTCTACATGGACATGCGGACCACGGGCAAGGGGTACCAGCGGTATCGCAACCGGGCTGAGGCCGAGGATGGCGTGCGCTTCGTGCGCAGCAGGCCTCACTCTGTCGTGCCTGCTCCGGACGGCAAGGGGCTGAAGATCGAGTTCATGACCGACGACGGCGCGCTGGTCGAGGAAATCTACGACATGGTCGTGCTGGCCGCCGGGGCTCGCCCGCCCCGCGGCATGGACAAGTTCGCCCTGACCGCGGGCCTGGACCTCAACGAATGGGGATTCGTGCAAACCCAGCCCTACGCCCCGGAGCGGACCAGCCGCGTGGGCGTGTTCTCGGCAGGCGCGTTCGGCGAGCCCAAGGACATCTCGGAGTCGGTCATCCAGGCCGGCGCCGCAGCCTCGGCTGCGTCGCGGATCATCAAGATCTACGACGTGCTGGCCGGGATCGGCGGCGAGCCGGAGCCATCCTACCCCGACGTGTCCAGGGAGCCGCCCCGGACCTTTGTGGCCGTGTGCGCCTCCTGCCCCACCCTTGAGCTGGCCGTGGACCTGGACGCCCTGAGCCAAAGGCTGGCAACGGTCCATTCCGTGTGCAAGGTGGTGGCCGTGGGCAGCGCCTGCACCCATGCGGGCTGGAAGGACATCGAGCGCGGCGTGGCCGAGTTCAAGCCCAACCGGGTGCTGATCGGCGCGTGCATGCCCTATGCCTACATCCCCCGCCTCAAGGAGCTTGGCCGGGCCATCGGGTTGAATCCCGCCCTCATGGACGTGGTGGACATCTACAGCCCCACCTTTGACATGGGCCGGGACGACGACCCGGAGAGGCCGGACAGGACCATCAAGGCCGAAAAGGAGATTTACGCCGCCCTGGCCACTGCCGTGGCCCGGCTCCAGGGTGCGGACCCGGTGCCGCCGCCGACCATGGTGGACGTGGCCCGGTCCGCCCTGGTGGTGGGCGGCGGACTGGCCGGCATGACCGCGTCCATGTCCATCGCGGACCAGGGATACGGCGTCTGTCTGGTGGAGTCCGAGGAGGAGCTTGGCGGCATGGCCATGCGGCTGCACACGCAGCTCGACGGCACGGACCCGCGCAAGTTCATGGAGGAGCTGATTGGCCAGGTGGAGAAGCATCCGAACATCAAGGTGTTCAAGGACTCGCGCGTGGTGCTCTCGCGGGGCAGCGCCGGACGGTTCCGCTCGGCCATCGCCAGCCCGCGGGGGGTCTTTCCCCTGGAGCACGGCGTGACCATCCTGGCCACGGGCGGGCATGAGGCCAAGGTGTATGAGAGCGGCCTGTGTGTCCACAAGTCGGTCATGACCCATCTGGCCATGGAAGAGGGGCTGGCCAGCGGCACCATCGACGCCGGGGCGCTGGGGTCGGTGGTCATGATCCAGTGCTGGCGCGCGCCCGACGAGGACCGCAAGTATTGCAGCCGGGTCTGCTGCCCGGAGATGCTCAAGAACGTCCTCACCCTCAAGGAGCGCAACCCGAATCTGCCCATCTACGTGTTCTACCGCGACATCATGACCCAGGGGTTCCTTGAGACCTACTACACCAAGGCGCGCAAGGCCGGGGCCATCTTCATCCGCTACGATTCCGACACCAGGCCTGTGGTCACCTTCGAGGAAGGCAGGCCTGTGGTCACGGGACGCGATCCGGTCCTGGGCGCCGAGGTCCGGTTCAGGCCCGATCTCCTCTCCCTTTCGAGCGGCTTGGAGCCCAACGACGTGGAGGAACTGCTTGAAATCTTCGGGGTGGAGATCGACGGGGACGGCTTCTACCGCGAGGCGGACTTCAAGTGGCGGCCCGTGGATTTCCTCAAGCAGGGCCTCTACATGTGCGGCATCGCCCACTCGCCCCGGCGCATGGACGAGACTATCGCCTCGGCCAAGGCTGCGGCCCAGCGCGCCCTGCGTATCCTCAACGCCGAGAAGATCACCCGCGAGACCGTGGTGGCCCAGGTGCGCCACTCCCTGTGCTCCCTGTGTCAGGCGTGCGTGGCGGCCTGCCCCTATGGCGCGCGCTCCCTGGACATGGACGCCGGGCGCATCGCGGTGGACGAGATACTCTGCCAGGGGTGCGGGGCGTGCGCGGCCGTGTGCCCCAACAGCGCGACCATACTCAAGGGATTCCACGACGGGCCGATGATGTCGGTCATCGACGCGGCCCTGGAAGAACCGGCATAG
- a CDS encoding (Fe-S)-binding protein, translating to MDMVIPKPMDVGVRDFLNRFDFSACMICGTCSNGCPVTGTPGMGGWDTRKVMRMLAYGMVDEVVDSKFPWLCTGCGRCAYSCPMGIDIPAVMGHMKSLRDRDKVPGSLHKGMANNLETGNNLAISKEEYLSGMAELGVEMAEECPGFFVPVDKQDAKVLFFPNSKEVYGDFEDQYWWWRIFYAAKEDWTVPSEGWEAVDWALFTGNYAGNKKLAKRKIDYMKQHNIERMIMPDCGGGSYGCRKGMDTCVLEDPNNEVGFIYLYDYLVQVIREGRVKLDKSVNAGRRFTWHDSCKHGRELARHFGKGFYDEPRWIVRQCVDDFVEMSPDRGLNYCCGGGGGMWPMPFEDESAWHARHKYDQIKRSGADVVVVGCSNCRDQIMKRIPKYYKDYKYEVKYLWQLVAETLILEPWEQDMVARAEAAAKAQWERLGVELDTTEY from the coding sequence ATGGACATGGTCATTCCAAAGCCGATGGATGTCGGGGTGCGCGACTTCCTGAACCGGTTCGACTTCAGCGCCTGCATGATCTGCGGGACATGCTCCAACGGCTGCCCGGTCACCGGCACGCCCGGCATGGGGGGCTGGGACACGCGCAAGGTCATGCGCATGCTCGCCTATGGGATGGTGGACGAGGTCGTGGACTCGAAATTCCCGTGGTTGTGCACCGGCTGCGGGCGGTGCGCCTATTCCTGCCCCATGGGCATCGACATCCCGGCGGTCATGGGCCACATGAAGAGCCTGCGTGACCGCGACAAGGTGCCGGGATCGCTGCACAAGGGCATGGCCAACAACCTGGAGACCGGCAACAACCTCGCCATCTCCAAGGAGGAGTATCTCTCAGGCATGGCCGAACTGGGCGTGGAGATGGCCGAGGAGTGCCCCGGCTTCTTTGTCCCGGTGGACAAGCAGGACGCCAAGGTGTTGTTCTTCCCCAATTCCAAGGAGGTCTACGGCGATTTCGAGGACCAGTACTGGTGGTGGCGGATCTTTTACGCGGCCAAAGAGGACTGGACCGTGCCATCCGAGGGCTGGGAGGCCGTGGACTGGGCGCTCTTCACCGGCAACTACGCGGGCAACAAGAAGCTGGCCAAGCGCAAGATCGACTACATGAAGCAGCACAACATCGAGCGCATGATCATGCCCGACTGCGGCGGCGGTTCCTACGGCTGCCGCAAGGGCATGGACACCTGCGTGCTGGAGGACCCCAACAACGAGGTCGGGTTCATCTACCTCTATGATTACCTGGTCCAGGTCATCCGCGAGGGCCGCGTCAAGCTCGACAAGTCGGTCAACGCGGGCAGGCGGTTCACCTGGCACGACTCGTGTAAGCATGGCCGCGAGCTGGCCCGCCACTTCGGCAAGGGGTTTTATGACGAGCCGCGCTGGATCGTCAGGCAGTGCGTGGACGACTTTGTCGAGATGTCGCCGGACCGGGGGCTCAACTACTGCTGCGGCGGGGGCGGCGGCATGTGGCCCATGCCCTTTGAGGACGAATCCGCCTGGCATGCCCGGCACAAGTACGACCAGATCAAGCGCAGCGGCGCGGACGTGGTGGTGGTCGGCTGCTCCAACTGCCGCGACCAGATCATGAAGCGCATCCCCAAGTACTACAAGGACTACAAGTACGAGGTGAAATACCTCTGGCAATTGGTGGCCGAGACCCTGATCCTCGAACCCTGGGAGCAGGACATGGTGGCCCGGGCCGAGGCCGCGGCCAAGGCCCAATGGGAGCGGCTGGGCGTGGAGCTGGACACGACTGAATACTGA
- the nrfD gene encoding NrfD/PsrC family molybdoenzyme membrane anchor subunit: protein MSHKPQPIDAPFWTPGTLVMAALMFAAAVTLVFRYTYGLGAVTNLDNHYPWGIWIGLDVASGVALAAGGFTTAFLAHIMGRHYYEAITRPALLTAALGYTFVAIAVFIDIGRSWAIWKAVVYQNHNSALFEVAMCVMAYVTVLWIEFIPVLAERLGEKIPLLRFLDRILDKTMWVFILLGVVLSCMHQSSLGTLLVIAPTKMSELWYTPLQPLLFLTSAFAVGYPMVVVETAIATSSLKLESEMHILTPLSRITILLLGIYMVLKLGDLVYRDAYVTLLDGSAQSNSFLIEVGLGVVLPWLMLLFGKVRRSRRLLFIAALLVVAGVMLNRFNVFVVSFKAPYATGPYYPAIGEIIVTVGAVATIFFLYRVFVTHFPVLSARRQEVSR, encoded by the coding sequence ATGAGTCATAAGCCGCAACCCATCGACGCGCCCTTCTGGACACCGGGCACCCTGGTTATGGCGGCCCTCATGTTCGCAGCCGCCGTGACCCTGGTCTTTCGGTACACATACGGGCTCGGCGCCGTGACCAACCTGGACAACCACTACCCGTGGGGCATCTGGATCGGCCTTGATGTCGCGTCCGGGGTCGCCCTGGCCGCAGGCGGGTTCACCACCGCCTTCCTCGCCCACATCATGGGACGCCACTACTACGAAGCCATCACCAGGCCCGCGCTCCTGACAGCGGCGCTGGGATACACCTTTGTGGCCATAGCCGTGTTCATCGACATAGGCCGGTCCTGGGCCATCTGGAAGGCGGTTGTCTACCAGAACCACAACTCGGCCCTGTTCGAGGTCGCCATGTGCGTGATGGCCTATGTCACGGTCTTGTGGATCGAGTTCATCCCGGTACTGGCAGAGCGGCTCGGGGAGAAAATCCCCCTGCTCAGGTTCCTTGACCGCATCCTGGACAAGACCATGTGGGTGTTCATCCTCCTCGGAGTGGTGCTTTCCTGCATGCATCAATCCAGCCTCGGCACCCTGCTGGTCATTGCCCCCACCAAGATGTCGGAATTGTGGTACACGCCGCTGCAACCGCTCCTGTTCCTCACCTCCGCCTTTGCCGTGGGCTATCCCATGGTCGTGGTGGAGACCGCCATCGCCACCTCGTCGCTGAAGCTCGAATCGGAAATGCACATCCTGACGCCGCTTTCCAGGATCACCATCCTGCTGCTCGGCATCTACATGGTCCTCAAGCTCGGCGATCTCGTATACCGGGACGCGTATGTCACGCTCCTGGACGGATCGGCCCAGAGCAATTCCTTTCTCATCGAAGTCGGATTGGGCGTTGTCCTGCCCTGGCTCATGCTCCTCTTCGGAAAAGTGCGCCGGTCGCGGCGGCTTCTCTTCATAGCCGCGCTTCTGGTGGTAGCCGGGGTCATGCTGAACCGGTTCAACGTCTTTGTCGTCTCCTTCAAGGCACCCTATGCGACCGGGCCCTACTATCCGGCCATCGGCGAGATCATCGTCACGGTCGGAGCCGTGGCCACGATCTTCTTCCTCTACCGGGTGTTCGTCACCCATTTCCCGGTGCTCTCGGCCCGGAGACAGGAGGTTTCCCGATGA